The proteins below are encoded in one region of Borrelia duttonii Ly:
- the gltX gene encoding glutamate--tRNA ligase, whose translation MIFQKRTFFIKRGCVLNIRVRYAPSPTGLQHIGGIRTALFNYFFAKSFNGKFLLRIEDTDQTRYYKEAEEDLYQSLAWLGIDFDEGPTCGGSYSPYIQSQRTEIYRKYAKELIESGNAYYCYCSPDRLERIRKIQTINKMAPGYDRHCRHLNKDEIKDALSLGISPVIRFKIPFDGETSFNDILLGKITWANKDISPDPVILKSDGFPTYHLANVVDDHLMEISHVLRAQEWISSGPLHVLLYNAFRWNPPIYCHLPMVMGSDGQKLSKRHGATALKQFIDDGYLPEAIINYVTLLGWSYDGKSEFFTKNELQKLFSIDKISKSPAVFDYNKLDFFNSHYIRTKEDHELAELLLPFLQKAGYIKKDSNSCDKEKLLLLVPLIKPRIRKLGDAVGMLRFFYTNISTWNLNEFLGKKKTVRDIYLLLEKIKPVLEGFETRILSENEQIFYNFAKENDLKIGEVLLPIRIAVLGSKVSPPLFDSLQLLGKVTVFDRINKAQDFLKKYEL comes from the coding sequence ATGATATTTCAAAAAAGGACATTTTTTATTAAAAGAGGTTGTGTTTTGAATATAAGAGTTAGATATGCTCCTTCTCCAACTGGTTTGCAGCATATTGGAGGAATTAGGACAGCTTTATTTAATTATTTTTTTGCCAAATCCTTTAATGGAAAATTTTTACTTAGAATTGAAGATACAGATCAGACTAGATATTATAAGGAAGCAGAAGAAGATTTGTATCAAAGTTTAGCATGGCTTGGTATTGATTTTGATGAAGGGCCTACTTGTGGAGGTTCTTATTCTCCTTATATTCAATCACAAAGAACAGAGATATATAGGAAATATGCTAAAGAGTTGATTGAATCGGGAAATGCTTATTATTGTTATTGTTCACCTGATAGATTAGAGAGAATTAGAAAAATTCAAACTATTAACAAGATGGCACCAGGTTATGATAGACATTGCAGGCACTTGAACAAAGATGAAATTAAAGATGCTTTAAGTTTAGGCATTAGTCCTGTTATTAGATTTAAAATTCCTTTTGATGGTGAAACTTCTTTTAATGATATTTTGCTTGGCAAAATTACATGGGCCAATAAGGATATTAGTCCTGATCCTGTAATTTTGAAATCTGATGGATTTCCAACATATCATCTTGCAAATGTTGTTGATGATCATTTAATGGAAATTTCACATGTATTAAGAGCCCAGGAGTGGATTTCTTCAGGACCTTTGCATGTGCTTCTTTATAATGCTTTTAGATGGAATCCTCCTATTTATTGTCATCTTCCAATGGTAATGGGAAGTGATGGACAAAAATTAAGTAAGAGGCATGGTGCTACAGCTTTAAAGCAATTTATTGATGATGGATATCTTCCTGAGGCTATTATTAATTATGTTACTTTGCTTGGTTGGTCTTATGATGGCAAGAGTGAGTTTTTTACCAAAAATGAACTTCAAAAATTATTTTCTATTGATAAAATCAGTAAATCACCAGCTGTTTTTGATTATAACAAATTAGATTTTTTTAATAGTCATTACATTAGGACAAAAGAAGATCATGAATTAGCCGAACTCTTATTGCCTTTCTTGCAAAAGGCAGGTTATATTAAAAAGGATAGTAATTCTTGTGACAAAGAAAAATTATTGCTTTTGGTCCCGTTAATAAAGCCAAGAATTAGAAAACTTGGTGATGCTGTTGGCATGCTTAGGTTTTTTTATACAAATATTTCAACTTGGAATTTAAATGAATTTTTGGGGAAGAAAAAAACAGTAAGAGATATTTATTTATTGTTAGAAAAAATTAAACCAGTATTAGAAGGTTTTGAAACAAGGATATTGTCCGAGAATGAACAAATTTTTTATAATTTTGCTAAGGAAAATGATCTAAAAATAGGAGAGGTTTTGCTTCCAATTAGGATTGCAGTTCTTGGAAGTAAGGTATCACCACCTCTTTTTGATTCTTTGCAATTACTTGGTAAAGTTACGGTCTTTGATAGAATAAATAAAGCACAGGATTTTTTAAAAAAGTATGAATTATAG
- a CDS encoding HD-GYP domain-containing protein gives MQSFDNLAKEIKNFSYVIEKDFLIWPKDSLLQPINTELIEKWGLKNAIQIERNFFNESLIRETKKYININEEYDEESIANYHILISNLEEIYETCKKNKKIYYQDVIPIVKKVMEFYKKNQQTFIKYIKIPKLLSDYHVVHSINTSILTVALGNEMNLNNHKTVELCTTALLHKIGFLFIPLSISEKKEKLTDKEFEIIKKYPVLGHKIISTTNFSRSICLAILTHKENLDGSGYPNKLKSEQINIEANIIGAASAYSAILLDKIYKGASSSGASLIELIQDADKKFDKRVLKLIIKVLSQCPLDFIVELNDNSIAKIIKINEININVPYIKYIIKDGKVIHPNDNQGYIKSIPKTETGIKKILRQDEINLILKKYGLKEI, from the coding sequence ATGCAAAGCTTTGATAATTTAGCAAAAGAAATAAAAAATTTCTCATATGTAATAGAAAAAGATTTCTTAATATGGCCCAAAGATTCACTATTACAACCTATCAACACCGAGCTCATTGAAAAATGGGGGCTTAAAAACGCAATACAAATAGAAAGAAATTTCTTTAATGAATCATTAATACGAGAAACAAAAAAATATATTAACATTAATGAAGAGTATGATGAAGAATCTATTGCAAATTATCACATACTAATAAGCAATTTAGAAGAAATATACGAAACCTGCAAAAAAAACAAAAAAATTTATTACCAAGATGTCATTCCCATTGTAAAAAAAGTAATGGAATTTTATAAAAAAAATCAACAAACATTCATCAAATATATAAAAATACCTAAACTCTTATCTGATTATCATGTTGTTCATTCAATAAATACCTCAATATTAACTGTAGCTCTTGGCAATGAAATGAATTTAAATAATCATAAAACTGTTGAACTTTGCACAACAGCTCTTCTTCATAAAATAGGTTTTTTATTTATACCTTTAAGCATAAGTGAAAAAAAAGAAAAATTAACTGACAAAGAATTTGAAATAATCAAAAAATATCCTGTACTTGGACACAAAATAATATCAACCACTAATTTTTCACGATCTATCTGTCTAGCAATACTTACACATAAAGAAAATTTAGATGGATCAGGATACCCAAACAAACTTAAAAGTGAACAAATTAACATTGAGGCTAATATAATAGGTGCTGCTAGTGCATATAGTGCAATTCTTTTAGATAAGATATATAAAGGAGCCTCAAGCTCGGGAGCATCTCTTATCGAATTAATACAAGATGCTGATAAAAAATTTGACAAAAGAGTTCTAAAACTAATAATTAAAGTTCTATCTCAATGTCCCCTAGACTTTATAGTTGAACTTAATGACAATTCAATTGCTAAAATAATAAAAATCAACGAAATAAATATTAATGTTCCGTATATAAAGTACATAATAAAAGATGGCAAAGTTATACATCCTAATGACAATCAAGGTTACATTAAATCCATACCCAAAACAGAAACAGGTATCAAAAAAATACTAAGACAAGATGAGATAAACCTTATTTTAAAAAAATATGGTTTAAAAGAAATATAA